Within the Photobacterium swingsii genome, the region AGCCGTTACACATGCGATGCTGCCAGAAGAGCCTGTAACTAAGTGGCAGCATACTGCGCTGCTCTCACTCTTTATTATGGCCAGTCTTATTAGTTTTGTGGTTGTGATGATTGAAGCAAATACCCGTTAAATAGTCGTAAAAACGGATATAAAACAACGGCAATATAGGGATGAACGTTTTGGTTATACCGCTATATTGCCGCTATTTCTTATTTCATGTCTTTTATTTCTTATCCCGCCTTCAGCTTTTCACTACTTGCTTTTTTATTACGTACTAGCAAGGTACGGATCATAGGTGTTATTAACACTAAAGCAGCAACGGCAGTGAACGCGAGCGTGATTGGACGCTCCCACAAGAAACTCAGTTCTCCGTCGCTGATCATCAAGGCACGTCGTAAATTCTCTTCCATCAAGCCTCCCAGAATGAAGCCAAGCAATAATGGTGCTAACGGGAAATTGGCTAACCGTAGCGCAATAGCCGCCATGGCGATTAATAGCATAATGAAAACATCGACAGTGTTGAATGAAACCAGATAAACACCTGTGATCGAAAAGAACAGGATCATAGGTAACAAGACGGTACGTGGCACCATGAGTAGTTTGGATATGTAAGGGATCAGTGGCAAGTTCAAGATCACTAACACAATATTGCCGAAGTACATTGAGATAATCACAGACCAAAAAATATCTGGATGATCAACGAATAAGCGAGGGCCTGGTTGAATACCGTAAGCGATTAATGCGCCTAGCATGATAGCCGTGGTGCCAGAACCTGGAATACCTAAGGTTAACAGCGGTACAAATGAACCACTAGATGCTGCGTTATTGGCAGACTCAGGTGCGACTAAGCCGCGGATGCTGCCTTTACCAAATTCTTCCTGTTTGTCTTTTGGCGCGATACTGCGCTCAAAACCGTAACTCAAAAATGCTGCAATGGTTGCACCTGCGCCTGGCAATACGCCGGTGAAAAAGCCAAGAATAGACGAGCGAATTGAAACTGGGGCGACCTCTTTCAACTCTTCTTTGGTAACTTTCATGCTACCAATTTGACCTAGCTGCGCCTGTTCTTTTGCACGGGTATCATCGGCGGGCTTTAAGATGCCCATTAAGGTTTCACCGAGTGCAAAGGTCGCCATTGCTAATAGTAAGAAGCTAAACCCATCCATTAAATCGGTGAGCCCGAAGGTAAAACGCTCAACGCCAACGCCTTTATCTATGCCAACGGTTGACAGCATTAGGCCAAGTACTGTCATCATCCATGCTTTAATAACCTGACCTTTGCCTGCAAAGGCGGCAACAGCAGATAGCCCGACGAGCATGAGTGCAAAGTAATCTGAAGACTGGAAACTGAGTGAGACTGAGGCCAGTGCAGGCGCGGCAATAAGCAGCATGATTGCAGACAAGGTACCGCCAGTGAATGAGGAATAAGCCGCTAATGCAAGCGCTTTACCTGCTTGGCCTTTTTGTGCCATTGGGTAGCCATCGAAAGCCGTGACAACGGTCGATGAACACCCAGGAGCATTGATCAATATAGATGAAGTTGAGCCACCAAATACTGCCCCATAGTAAACGCCAGCCATTAGAATCAGGCCTGAAGCAGGATCCAAGCCGTAGCTAATAGGGATCATTAACGCAATGGCAGAAATAGGGCCTAACCCTGGTAGCATGCCGATAAACGTACCGACAAAACAGCCGACCATAACCATCATTAGATTGGTTGGCATGATGGCTGTGGATAAACCTGAAAGGATTCCGTCTAACATTCGTGTACTCCTTTACCACGCAGAAAAGATGTAGCCGGGCTCAAGGTAAATATCTAACCCTTGAGTAAGTAGTAGCCAAAAAGCGGTAACAAACGGGAATGACGCGCCAAATAACACACTTTTACGTCGCTCGCCGAGCAGTAAGAAGCCGCCGAGTAGGAATAAGCTGGTGGACAGTAAAAAGCCGAGCCATGTCAGCCCAACACCGTAAGCTGCCATTAGTACTAAAAAACCGATCAATAGCTTCCAGTTAAAGCCTGTGATTGCGCCACTGTGTCGGTCATCTTTGGCCATCACTACCAGCAGTAGCGATAAAATAACACCTGCAATACTCAGTAAATTGGGTAGGGTACGAGCAGTAAAGGGTTCAAATTCATCGCCTGGAAAGAGTGGAATTTGTTGGCTTTGGTAGCCATAAATCAGGCTTATCACTAAAAAAATTAAGGCACCGACACGATCGCGGCTGAGCAGTTGCCTTTGGCTTTTTGAGTGAAGGGATGAAGGGGACGTCGGCATAATATTTCTCACTTCTGCGGTATAAGTGACCAGTACCTTTGGTTTAATGCTTGATTGAAAAGCGGTGTGCGTTTCTTTGTAGCCAGAATCAAAGGTGTGGTTGTCAACATGAACCAGCAAGGTGCTGGCTCATGTGAGAGTGGTATCAAACCCAAAGATGGCTACTGCAAGAAACCCAGTTCACGCATCAGATCGCCCATTTGCTTCTCTTGTTGTTCAAGAAACTGGAAGAAATCCTTATCGTTTTTGTAGGTATCAATCCAGCCGTTTCGATCACGTACCACAGCCCATTCATTGGTGGTGTACATGCCTGACAAGGCTTGATTCCATGCGTCGATTTTCGCTTGGCTAACCCCTGGCGCCGCAAAGAATCCGCGCCAGTTAGCAAAGATAGTGTCGTTACCTTGTTCCACCAAGGTTGGAATACTTGGCGCGGCAGGTAAGCGCTTGGGTGCCGTGATCGCGAGAACGCGGACTTGACCACTCTTGTTCATTTCAAGCACTTCACCAAGGCCCGTTGATAGCAGTTCTGTCTCACCAGAGAGGAGCGCAGCCATGGCTTTGCCGCCAGCATCGTAGGCAATGTAGCGGACTTTACGAGGATCAAACCCTTCGCCTTTGAACGCAGCCGCTGCGATCAAGTGATCCATTGAGCCACGTGCTGAACCGCCTGAAATTTTGATGCTGCGTGGGTTTTCTGAGTACTGTTTGACGACCTGTTTCCAATCGGTAAAAGGAGAATCAGCGGCAACCACAATGGCACCATAATCGGCAATCGTGGCAGCAACGGGGGTTAAATCACGAAAAGACTGCGGGAAAATACCACTGAGAGAACGCACCACGATAGGAGTTGAGTTGACCATCAGGGTATCATCTTGACGCTTTGCGGTTTCAATCAAGTGAGCAATGGCTTTACCGCCTCCGCCCCCCGATAGGTTTTGATAAGACACTTTCTCAACTAGCCCGGCTTTACTCAGTACCTCACCTGTGCCGCGTGCGGTCATGTCCCAACCGCCACCTGCACCACCGGGGATCAAAAAGTGAATTTTATCTAGGCTGTCAGTTTGGGCATTACTTGCCACTGCACTACCCGATAGTGCAGCCATGCTAGAGGCGAGAACTGTTATAGCAAGGCGGCGATGCAATTGTTTTCTGATGGTACTCAACATGATTTTATCCTTTCTTCCTTGTTATTGAGGTGCCGTCAACCAGCGAAATAATGGAGTAAAGCAGATGGATAGCCTGCTGATTGATAAAGCAAGTTAACAAAAAGTTAAATCAATGTTGGTGGCTAGGCCAGTTAGCGCAAAAAAAGAGAATAAGGGGTTTATTGGCCATTTTGTTCATAAAGTTCACAAGGGGTATAAACAGAATAAAACGGCGAAGAGAGGGGGAAGGTTGAATAGCAAAAAGGAGAGCAATTGCTCTCCTTTAGAAGGATTTAGGCTAATAGCACCTATTAATACATTACCTTATGGCCGTAGCTGGCAATAATATTCTTGATGTTTTCCATGGTTTCTTTTGGCGGAGGATTCACCCCCGTTAGTTGGTATTCAAAGCCCATTGCTTCCCACTTGTGCTCGCCAAGTTGGTGGTAAGGCAGCAGTTCTACCTTTTCGATGTTATCCATATCTTTAATGAAATCACCCAGTAGATGTGCTGATTTTTCATCATCAGTGTAGCCAGGCACAACAACATAGCGGATCCATGTTTTCTGGCCACGCTTGTGGAGATAATGTGCAAAATCGAGTACACGCTTATTAGGTACACCAACAAGGTTTTGGTGAATTGAGTCGTCCATTTGCTTGATGTCTAGCATGACTAAATCTGCGGCATCTAACACTTCGTCAACCACATCAGTGTGCTTACGAATATAGCCGTTGGTATCAAGACAGGTGTGGATACCTTCTGCCTGAGCAGCACGGAAGAAGTCACGAACAAACTCAGGTTGTAGCATGGCTTCACCACCTGATGCTGTCACACCACCACCAGAAGCTTTCATAAAGTGACGGTAAGAAGTGGCATCTTTCATGATTTCTTCAACAGTAACTTCCTTACCGTCGTGCAAATCCCATGTATCACGGTTATGGCAGTATTGGCAGCGCATTAAACAGCCCTGCATAAATACGATGAAACGAATACCTGGGCCATCAACGGTTCCACAAGTTTCGAAAGAGTGAATACGACCTTTTACTGACATTGCTTTACTTCTCCGCAGTGGTGCGTGTTTTGCCTGTCATTTTATTACAAATCACCCAGTGAAAGTAGCGGAAATGTCTGTGAAAATGTAAGGGTTTTGTGCTTTTATTCGTCGACTTGGCGTTATGTTCACCCTTGTGGTTGTAACTCAGTTACTTTTTGCTGCCATTGGATATGCCATTGGTTGAGTTTGTCGGCTGGCATAGGTGCGGCAATAAAATAGCCTTGTGCTAGATGGCAGTTTAGCTTTTGTAGCTGCTGCCAGATCTGAATATTCTCGACACCTTCAACGATAGAGGTTAACGACAAACGCTCGCTTAAAAATAGGCAAGACTCAACAATGGCCAATGCGGTGTGGCTGGTCGTGATTGCTTTAGTAAATCCCATATCCACTTTTAGTGACTCAAAGGGTAAGGTTTCAAGCTGTTTGAGTGATGAAAAGCCAGTCCCAAAATCATCAATCGAAAGGGTGAAGCCGTTCATACCTAGTCGAGAAGCTGACTCAAGAGCACGTCCTGTATTTTTCACCATGTCTGATTCGGTTAACTCAAAGTACACCTTATGCTGTAGATCTGGGTGATCTTGTGCCAATAGCAGCACCTTATCGACAAAACCAGATGTACCTAATGTGGCGGAGCTGATGTTGATAGCAACGCGTTTACCTTGCAATAAATCGGCATGCTTGATGACATAGTGCAGTGTATATAAGGCTAGATCGGCATCTTTTCCTAGTTGGTTCACAAGCTCAATAAAGGCACTAGGGCAGATCAACCCCTGTTGTGGGTGATGTAAGCGCATGAGTGCCTCACAAGAGACCCATTGACCTGTTGTAATATCAACAATAGGTTGAAGGTAGGGGACAAACCAGCGTTGAACAAAAGCTTGTTCAACGATGTTTGTATCAACAGTCATCGCAGGGCGTTGATGCGAAGTTTTCGGTTTAGCCTCGCGTGCATTGTTTATCATGCTTGATAAGGTTTCAAGCTGGACAGGTTTTGCTAACGCACCCAATAGATTCAATTGATAGTCGGCACACATTTTACTGACTGAGCGAATCACTTCATGGCTGGTCGCACTGGTTATGACAACACTACCAAGAAACGCCTGTTCAGCGACTTTACTGAGAAAGGTAATCCCATCCATTTCCGGCATATTTAAGTCGCACAGCAATAAGTCGGGGGAATAACCTGACATGATGGTGAGAGCATCAAGGCCTGATGTGGCTGTTTGAATCTCATCATTTGGCTCAGTCAGTAACTGAGCCAATTGGGTTGCCATTATCTGACGCTGAAAAGCGTGGTCTTCAATTAACAGTACTTTCATTGAATGCTGACACTTGCTGTTCTAGTTGCTGTATATGGTGGTCAATCTCGTCGACTTGCTGTTTGAACACATCTTCTGTTGGCTGCTGTGATTGCTGTACTTCGTGTTCCATATGTTCGCAGGTCTGTGCTAACGCATGATACTCCACCATCCTTGCCGCCCCTTTCATTCGGTGACTAATCAGACGAATACTATCAGTATCTTGCGTTAATACCGCTTGCTTTAAGTCTGCAAAATCAGTCAAACAGGCTTGGTAGTATTGCTGCAAAATTTGCTGGCACAGGCTTGGATCTCCGAATATTTGGCTCAAGCTCGCTAGGCTGATCACTTCATTATCGCTCTCGCCAGCAGCTTCACGTTTGAGTGTGTCATCATCTAAGAACTCAAACAGTAACGATCCTGAGATATTCACCTCGTTGGCTTCATTGTCATTCTCGAGTTCATTAAAGTCACCTAAGTCCCATTCATCAAGATCCTCATTAGAGGCTGGGGAGAGCGTTTCATTTAACGCAAAACCGCACCCATCCTGCAGGTTAATGTCGGTATCAGGGTGGAGCCATAACGCTAATACTGTGTCTAACTGTTGCAGCGTAACGGGCTTAAATAAACATTGATCGAAACCATTGGCTTTGCAGTTCGATTTTTCACTTGCAGCGGCATTAGCTGTTAGTGCAATGATAGGGATAAGTCTGCCTGTCGGTGTACAGAAACCTTGCTGGCGCACCGCGGATGCCAGTCCATAGCCATCTAATTCAGGCATATGGCAGTCCGTTAAGATCAGATCATAATCTTGTTGGTGTAGTGCATTTAGTGCAAGTTGGCCATTATCGGTAATGTCGGCTTGATAGCCTAATTGCCGCAATTGCTGAGCAATAATTTGTTGGTTAATCGGATGATCTTCAGCCACCAAAATCTTGTAGGGCTTTAACTCTACCTCTTCAATACCATCGCCTTCAGCCAAGCTTGCTTCTGCATTCTGTTCGGCTAAGTGCTGAACCTGACTATTCTTTGTGTAATGAACATCAGCCAGCATGGCATCATCGGCTTGTGTCATCAGTACATGTTTTAGTTGCATTGGCATTAGCGGTGACAGTGATAATACCCAACCTTGTGGTGCAGGCTCTGGCGATAGTAGGCTTGATTGACGCAAGAAGATCCACTTCACTTCAGGGAAATATTCGGCTAACAATGCAGGTGTTAATTGTAATGCTTGATAGTCATATTCACTGATCATCAGCGTATGCAGCGCTTGTTTTTGCTGCTGAAGTTGCAGCAATCTGAGTAGCTCTGGCTGGTTATATGCCTCGATAGAGAAGGTATGCCCAGACCAGTTATTCAAATACGCATGCAGAGCAAAATGTTGCTCTATAGGTAAGTTGATCAACCCGCAGTGTGGTAAAAGCTGCGTATGTTCTGACGGTGTGACAACTGAAAATGTCAGGTGGAAAATAAATTGGCTACCAAGGCCTAATTGGCTTTCAACATGAATTTCGCCACCCATGAGTTGAACCAGCTGGCGGCAGATGGAAAGCCCTAAGCCTGTACCACTGAAGCGGCGCTCACTACTCACATCAGCTTGTTCAAAAGGCTGAAACAGTTTCTGAATGTCACTGTCGCTGATACCAATACCACTGTCTTCAATGGTGAAGCGCAATGTTTGCTGATTATTATGCTGATTAGCAAGATCGACCAATAACCCAATATGGCCATGGTCTGTAAACTTGGTTGCATTGTTGAGTAGGTTATTCATAACCTGACGTAAACGAAGCGGGTCACACACCATGGTTTGAGCTATCGCAGGATCAACCCAAAGTTTAAAGCGTACGCCTTTTTGCTCTGCATGAACCACATGCGGTTGCACTAATTCATGGATCAAATTCGCCATGTCACAGGGTTCAGCACTCAAGCTTAATTTACCCGCTTCAACTTTTGAGAAGTCTAAAACATCGTTAACAATATTGAGCAAGTTATTGCCTGATTGCACCAAACTGGTGTGAATACTTTTTGCTTCAGGTCGACGGACGTGAGGTGCTAAAAGTTCAAGTAAGCTCAAAACGCCACTAATAGGCGTGCGAATTTCATGGCTCATCATGGCAAGGAAGCGTGACTTTGCAACTGTGGCCGCTTCGGCATCTTTACGGGCTAATTCAAGCTCGTGTTGCTGCTCTTTCATGTGGGTAATATCAAGCAGTATCGTGTTCCACTGCCAGCCATTCTCTTGTGGTGTAATGTGGCAGCGAATTTCGATCCAACGTTGGCTGGTTTGAAGGCTCTTGAGCTGTAATTCTGTTTTCCAATACCCTTTGGAACAGGCGTCACGCATAGCCGTTAAAATGTCATTATTGTCATCACGTTGCTTTAGCAATCGAAAGATAAGCATAGGTTGAGTGAATAACTTGCTTGCTGAAATACCTATCAGTTCGTGGACCTTGTTACTGACGAAAAGTAATTCAATATCACTCGGGTCATCGCTACGTTGCACATGCTGTAATAAGACGCCATCGAAGTTATTGGTCAGGTAAGTGAGTTGTTGTTCCACTTGCTTACGCTGCTTCACTTCATGGCTGAGTTTACGGTTCCAGTACATGATAGTCAGGATGATCAGTGCGGAAACGGCACTGATGATGGCTCCCCATAGCAGCAGCTCTTTGTAGGGGATCCCTTGGTGAACCGTGACTGTCTGCCACTGCTTTTCAATTTCACTGAATTTTTTCGGTGGGATAGCGTTCAGTGCTTTGTTTAATAAATCACGTAGTAGGCGGTTATCTTTCGAGACGGCCATACCAACAGGGTGATTATACGCGTCCAGCTTACTAGAGATGATCTGCAAGCGACCAAGAAATTCGCTTTGCAGCAATGAAGATGCGCTAGAAAGTGATATTACTGCCACGTCGACCTTGCCATTCATTGCTGCCATCAACAGTTGCTCGTTGTTGTCATAGAAGGCGAGGGGATTATCACTAAAGAGCTTTTTACTCAGTGCATGGCCGTAACGGTTTTTTAGCACACCAATTGTGCTGGTCTTGGAAAAAGGTTCTTGCTCGGCATTGTCAACCATAACCCAGCTTTCTTCGGTGTAAGGTTGGGTACAATGGAATAAATTTTTTCTATCTGAAGTACAAGTAACTGCCGCGATAACATCAAATTCATTTGCTTCTAATCGGGGCAACACGGTTTTTAGTGATGTTATTGGCATAGGTGAAATGGATATTTTAAGCAGTTTGCCTATTTCCGCCAAAATATCAGCACTGATCCCTTCCATTGCACCGTCAGAACCACTGAATTGGTACGGAAAATCATTAGGGTGATAAGCAACTTTTAGGGTTGAGTGGTTATCAAGCCAATCTTGCTCATCTGACGTTAAATTCAGATTATTTTTTATATTTAAGTAACGTTGCTGCGATGTTGTTAGCCAAGTGTCATAAATCGAGGTTAATAAGTGTTGGTTGAGCGAAGCGTATGCTGCATTTAGATCAGCAATGACAGCCGTGTCTTGCTTATGGCTGGCAATATACAAGCGCTCGTATGGGAGATCGGGTAATTCTTGGAAGACGATTGATTCTCGATCATCTTCACGTGATAACATATTGCGTAATGTGATGGCATTACCAATATAAGCATTTGCATCACCGACTCGCATCGCATTAAAGGCTTCGGAGCTTGATGCGTATTGTTCGATATTTAATTTTTTATTCGATAATTGATGCAGTTGCTCTTCGATTGCAAACCCACTTTCAACTGCAATTACTTGGCCGGTTAAGTCTTGAATATTACGAATAGAAGGATCTTTGCTGACGACCGCCATAGGTACGACAACCAACGGCTGGCTAAAATGCATGATTTTCTTACGCTCAAACGTCGACGATACCCCCACTAAAATATCAATTTCTTTGTTATTGAAGCCTGCAAGCACATCTTCAAAATTAGGGTATATAACGGTTTGGGTTGAGTAGCCACTCTTCTTTGCTATTTCATACACTATGCTTGGCAACAAGCCTGCCATGTGACCGCGGTCAGAGACATAAGTGAATGGTGCCCAGTCAAAATTGGGGTAGCCAATACGCAGTACTTTTTTTTGTTCTGGTTGTGTTGGCGTGGCAACCGAGATGATCTCTGGGCTGGTTAATTGGTTAGGCTCATATTTTTCACTTGCAAGCGCATTGTAAATGGGTGCAAAGCAAAGAATAAACAACAAAATAATTCTTAACATATAGCTGCAGTCCCCGATGCTTTCGCGGTCATTTGTTCGATTGGAGTAGCAAAGGCATCGTCTTTTTTTCTGAGTGTTTGGTACCAGGCTGGAGGCTCGGATAGGGCTTCAAATGTCCAACGTGCTTCCATTAAATATTCCCGCTGCAAGTGTGTTAGCGGTAATAGATTTAAGCTAAACAGCTCGATAAGCTGCTTTGCAATTATTGGGTCAAAGCGAAAGCTTGGCCAGATAGTTAATAATGCTTGGCCTGCTAATTTGTATTGCTTGTCCGTAAATAAAGTGATCGCTTTTTGGTAGTCAGCTGCGGAGGTATTAAATGATTCACGCTGACGTTTAAGCCAATATTGTTTGAGCAAGCGATGCGTTGAGTTGTGTTCGTTCACGCTTAACTTATCCAAACGCTCTATGGTTTCAATATCAGCCTTTGTCATATTCAATAGACGATAAACTTTGAGCAAAATGGCATTAAATTCAAAGCTGGTGGCAAGCAGTTCTTCAGCCATGGTGATATGACTGTGTTTTAATAAACGGTAGGCCGTGAAATTATCGCCGTTTCGAACGGCTTGTAAGGCTTTTAACGCAAAGGCGAAGGCACGTTCTTCGGCTGAAAGTGCTTTTTGGTTTGTCTGTATTAGCCACTGGCGTTCAATGGTGTGCTTTTGCGTAATTCCTTGCTCAATTTGCCCTAAGAATAGCAACGCATGGTAACGAGGTTCGTCCCAAATGGAGTGCTGAATATGGGCGCAAGCTTCACGTAGCTTCGAAAAAGCACCTTGTGAGTGTAGCCCTTGGGCTAACCAAAAAAGCGAAAATTGGCGATCAAGGTTGGTATAACTTAATTGTTGGGCGTGTTGCCAGTACTGCATCGCCTCACTGAATTGGTGATTATGTAGCGCCATCTTGGCACTTAAATCTAGCACTAAGAGGTGGTTCGGGTGACTAATACGTAACGCGCTAAGCACTGCATTTGCAGCCGCTAGATCCTGTTGCAGCATGTATAGCTCAACCAGTAGCAGTTGTGCTGGTAAATAAGGGTGTTTAGGCACAAAACTCGCGAGTAGGGCGATTGCCTTTTGATGTTCACCATCAAGGGTTAACTGCTTACAAAGGGCTGTGATTGCTTGACGGAATGCCTTGGTACTTTTTGCTTGTTGTAAAGCCGATTTTGCGCCGCCAACCCCTGAAAGTTTAAACCCAGTTTGTACCAGTTTATTGAGCTTACGCTGCATAAAGCTTGCTTGTAAACGTTGCTGTAAGGCATCGCTACGTAATGGCTTTATCAGATAGTCATCCGGTTCAAATTCCGCAAACCCCATGAAGACAGGTGTTGAATCTTCAGCCGTGATCACAAAGACCATCGGAGAGTGCATCAGCAATTTTTTTTGCGATAGGTGTTCTAACAGCTGTAAGCCAGTACTACCGTGACCAAGATTGAAATCAATAAATAAAATGTCAAAAACTTTGCTTTGACAGGCTTTGATTGCATCGCTGGCATTGGTTGCTGTGTGAATATTAGCAGGATTGAAACCACAGTTTTGTAGAATCAGTTTGGTAGTCTGTTGGATGATCGAACAGTCGTCTACAACAAGTACAGAGCTATCT harbors:
- a CDS encoding tripartite tricarboxylate transporter permease; this translates as MLDGILSGLSTAIMPTNLMMVMVGCFVGTFIGMLPGLGPISAIALMIPISYGLDPASGLILMAGVYYGAVFGGSTSSILINAPGCSSTVVTAFDGYPMAQKGQAGKALALAAYSSFTGGTLSAIMLLIAAPALASVSLSFQSSDYFALMLVGLSAVAAFAGKGQVIKAWMMTVLGLMLSTVGIDKGVGVERFTFGLTDLMDGFSFLLLAMATFALGETLMGILKPADDTRAKEQAQLGQIGSMKVTKEELKEVAPVSIRSSILGFFTGVLPGAGATIAAFLSYGFERSIAPKDKQEEFGKGSIRGLVAPESANNAASSGSFVPLLTLGIPGSGTTAIMLGALIAYGIQPGPRLFVDHPDIFWSVIISMYFGNIVLVILNLPLIPYISKLLMVPRTVLLPMILFFSITGVYLVSFNTVDVFIMLLIAMAAIALRLANFPLAPLLLGFILGGLMEENLRRALMISDGELSFLWERPITLAFTAVAALVLITPMIRTLLVRNKKASSEKLKAG
- a CDS encoding tripartite tricarboxylate transporter TctB family protein; its protein translation is MPTSPSSLHSKSQRQLLSRDRVGALIFLVISLIYGYQSQQIPLFPGDEFEPFTARTLPNLLSIAGVILSLLLVVMAKDDRHSGAITGFNWKLLIGFLVLMAAYGVGLTWLGFLLSTSLFLLGGFLLLGERRKSVLFGASFPFVTAFWLLLTQGLDIYLEPGYIFSAW
- a CDS encoding tripartite tricarboxylate transporter substrate binding protein, whose amino-acid sequence is MAALSGSAVASNAQTDSLDKIHFLIPGGAGGGWDMTARGTGEVLSKAGLVEKVSYQNLSGGGGGKAIAHLIETAKRQDDTLMVNSTPIVVRSLSGIFPQSFRDLTPVAATIADYGAIVVAADSPFTDWKQVVKQYSENPRSIKISGGSARGSMDHLIAAAAFKGEGFDPRKVRYIAYDAGGKAMAALLSGETELLSTGLGEVLEMNKSGQVRVLAITAPKRLPAAPSIPTLVEQGNDTIFANWRGFFAAPGVSQAKIDAWNQALSGMYTTNEWAVVRDRNGWIDTYKNDKDFFQFLEQQEKQMGDLMRELGFLQ
- the pflA gene encoding pyruvate formate lyase 1-activating protein, giving the protein MSVKGRIHSFETCGTVDGPGIRFIVFMQGCLMRCQYCHNRDTWDLHDGKEVTVEEIMKDATSYRHFMKASGGGVTASGGEAMLQPEFVRDFFRAAQAEGIHTCLDTNGYIRKHTDVVDEVLDAADLVMLDIKQMDDSIHQNLVGVPNKRVLDFAHYLHKRGQKTWIRYVVVPGYTDDEKSAHLLGDFIKDMDNIEKVELLPYHQLGEHKWEAMGFEYQLTGVNPPPKETMENIKNIIASYGHKVMY
- a CDS encoding EAL domain-containing response regulator, whose amino-acid sequence is MKVLLIEDHAFQRQIMATQLAQLLTEPNDEIQTATSGLDALTIMSGYSPDLLLCDLNMPEMDGITFLSKVAEQAFLGSVVITSATSHEVIRSVSKMCADYQLNLLGALAKPVQLETLSSMINNAREAKPKTSHQRPAMTVDTNIVEQAFVQRWFVPYLQPIVDITTGQWVSCEALMRLHHPQQGLICPSAFIELVNQLGKDADLALYTLHYVIKHADLLQGKRVAINISSATLGTSGFVDKVLLLAQDHPDLQHKVYFELTESDMVKNTGRALESASRLGMNGFTLSIDDFGTGFSSLKQLETLPFESLKVDMGFTKAITTSHTALAIVESCLFLSERLSLTSIVEGVENIQIWQQLQKLNCHLAQGYFIAAPMPADKLNQWHIQWQQKVTELQPQG
- a CDS encoding transporter substrate-binding domain-containing protein — translated: MLRIILLFILCFAPIYNALASEKYEPNQLTSPEIISVATPTQPEQKKVLRIGYPNFDWAPFTYVSDRGHMAGLLPSIVYEIAKKSGYSTQTVIYPNFEDVLAGFNNKEIDILVGVSSTFERKKIMHFSQPLVVVPMAVVSKDPSIRNIQDLTGQVIAVESGFAIEEQLHQLSNKKLNIEQYASSSEAFNAMRVGDANAYIGNAITLRNMLSREDDRESIVFQELPDLPYERLYIASHKQDTAVIADLNAAYASLNQHLLTSIYDTWLTTSQQRYLNIKNNLNLTSDEQDWLDNHSTLKVAYHPNDFPYQFSGSDGAMEGISADILAEIGKLLKISISPMPITSLKTVLPRLEANEFDVIAAVTCTSDRKNLFHCTQPYTEESWVMVDNAEQEPFSKTSTIGVLKNRYGHALSKKLFSDNPLAFYDNNEQLLMAAMNGKVDVAVISLSSASSLLQSEFLGRLQIISSKLDAYNHPVGMAVSKDNRLLRDLLNKALNAIPPKKFSEIEKQWQTVTVHQGIPYKELLLWGAIISAVSALIILTIMYWNRKLSHEVKQRKQVEQQLTYLTNNFDGVLLQHVQRSDDPSDIELLFVSNKVHELIGISASKLFTQPMLIFRLLKQRDDNNDILTAMRDACSKGYWKTELQLKSLQTSQRWIEIRCHITPQENGWQWNTILLDITHMKEQQHELELARKDAEAATVAKSRFLAMMSHEIRTPISGVLSLLELLAPHVRRPEAKSIHTSLVQSGNNLLNIVNDVLDFSKVEAGKLSLSAEPCDMANLIHELVQPHVVHAEQKGVRFKLWVDPAIAQTMVCDPLRLRQVMNNLLNNATKFTDHGHIGLLVDLANQHNNQQTLRFTIEDSGIGISDSDIQKLFQPFEQADVSSERRFSGTGLGLSICRQLVQLMGGEIHVESQLGLGSQFIFHLTFSVVTPSEHTQLLPHCGLINLPIEQHFALHAYLNNWSGHTFSIEAYNQPELLRLLQLQQQKQALHTLMISEYDYQALQLTPALLAEYFPEVKWIFLRQSSLLSPEPAPQGWVLSLSPLMPMQLKHVLMTQADDAMLADVHYTKNSQVQHLAEQNAEASLAEGDGIEEVELKPYKILVAEDHPINQQIIAQQLRQLGYQADITDNGQLALNALHQQDYDLILTDCHMPELDGYGLASAVRQQGFCTPTGRLIPIIALTANAAASEKSNCKANGFDQCLFKPVTLQQLDTVLALWLHPDTDINLQDGCGFALNETLSPASNEDLDEWDLGDFNELENDNEANEVNISGSLLFEFLDDDTLKREAAGESDNEVISLASLSQIFGDPSLCQQILQQYYQACLTDFADLKQAVLTQDTDSIRLISHRMKGAARMVEYHALAQTCEHMEHEVQQSQQPTEDVFKQQVDEIDHHIQQLEQQVSAFNESTVN
- a CDS encoding response regulator, translating into MRQDSSVLVVDDCSIIQQTTKLILQNCGFNPANIHTATNASDAIKACQSKVFDILFIDFNLGHGSTGLQLLEHLSQKKLLMHSPMVFVITAEDSTPVFMGFAEFEPDDYLIKPLRSDALQQRLQASFMQRKLNKLVQTGFKLSGVGGAKSALQQAKSTKAFRQAITALCKQLTLDGEHQKAIALLASFVPKHPYLPAQLLLVELYMLQQDLAAANAVLSALRISHPNHLLVLDLSAKMALHNHQFSEAMQYWQHAQQLSYTNLDRQFSLFWLAQGLHSQGAFSKLREACAHIQHSIWDEPRYHALLFLGQIEQGITQKHTIERQWLIQTNQKALSAEERAFAFALKALQAVRNGDNFTAYRLLKHSHITMAEELLATSFEFNAILLKVYRLLNMTKADIETIERLDKLSVNEHNSTHRLLKQYWLKRQRESFNTSAADYQKAITLFTDKQYKLAGQALLTIWPSFRFDPIIAKQLIELFSLNLLPLTHLQREYLMEARWTFEALSEPPAWYQTLRKKDDAFATPIEQMTAKASGTAAIC